From a single Miscanthus floridulus cultivar M001 chromosome 8, ASM1932011v1, whole genome shotgun sequence genomic region:
- the LOC136474111 gene encoding uncharacterized protein, protein MEQDTPMLKPGWMQHDKAAGAANIWATASSHSDYQAAGGSLRNHSSGHYRDHGSQQSSSGRSSGSNGSHRPDRDGMGKSTDYFNFRKFKDRDRQRDFDSRDWESRSAAAVHDDFKSFSTCKSERDRMNRTRSKADTWNKGSGSTSRNNAVSSSRSNDKSSTVASPGTVNSVRNAALGTSISNASVRISVSNTSISNDVSNANNAASITFEREFPQLSSEDKNGKQSISKVPSPGISTAIQNVPMISPDGWSSMLADLPLLSDPKKSLATSSLLHIAPSKQAEVVPNSGTALNMAETVMQAPLRISIRPQLSTEAQKIEERTLKQLTLRPITPPASKSSALSSLKIKGTRLGDPTGPSKTSQLLKVQSANGSTRAPVKADVSKLSQPGSFQVLSREQNCTAHTTKDCPVKPVSPPTPLVSMETQKKPVVGQKLKFGTNERPLPLQGPSRDRKSNARDKVRFFEMLRTKASNGSSTVDVKQDSSLNLGNDFSSFHSEMKCTGHGKCFCEEANSSEGSQRHLSDTEEHIPSLKSVVGGMPQQPLVESREADSSSEPVDTGDEGFQSSLSGSTEGSLSSTPADSDDGWNRSQSGNEEASSLSEDTEPDDEYHPADISPEDKRFMMLLGWKEDEIVQVAPLDFDEIADTVKGCEELKKKLQSMESNEDIKSILLHIELGEKLQQHKSTGA, encoded by the exons atGGAGCAGGACACACCCATGTTGAAGCCGGGATGGATGCAGCATGACAAGGCAGCAGGCGCTGCCAACATCTGGGCTACAGCTTCCTCCCACTCAG ATTATCAAGCTGCAGGTGGTTCATTGAGAAACCATTCATCTGGACATTACCGTGACCATGGTTCCCAACAATCATCATCAGGGAGAAGTTCAGGCTCGAATGGATCTCACCGGCCTGACCGGGATGGAATGGGGAAGTCAACGGACTATTTCAATTTCAGAAAGTTCAAGGACAGGGATCGGCAGAGGGACTTTGATTCCCGTGATTGGGAGAGTAGGTCGGCTGCTGCAGTTCATGATGATTTCAAGTCCTTTAGCACATGCAAATCTGAAAGGGATAGGATGAATCGTACCCGCTCGAAAGCAGACACATGGAACAAAGGCAGTGGTAGCACCtctagaaataatgcagttagttccTCTAGAAGCAATGACAAAAGCAGTACTGTTGCTAGTCCTGGAACTGTTAACTCTGTTAGAAATGCAGCTTTGGGGACCTCCATAAGCAATGCTTCTGTCCGAATCTCAGTAAGCAATACTTCTATTAGTAATGATGTAAGCAATGCCAACAATGCTGCTAGCATAACCTTTGAACGGGAATTTCCGCAGCTTAGTTCAGAGGACAAAAATGGAaagcaaagcataagcaaagtcCCATCTCCTGGTATCAGCACCGCAATTCAGAATGTACCTATGATATCTCCTGATGGCTGGAGCTCCATGCTAGCAGATCTTCCTTTATTAAGTGATCCGAAGAAAAGTCTAGCCACTTCTTCTCTATTGCACATTGCTCCTAGTAAACAGGCTGAAGTGGTGCCAAACAGTGGGACTGCATTAAACATGGCAGAGACAGTGATGCAAGCTCCTCTGAGAATTTCCATTAGGCCTCAG TTATCGACTGAGGCTCAGAAGATTGAAGAAAGAACCTTGAAGCAGCTTACTCTAAGGCCTATTACACCTCCAGCAAGCAAATCTTCG GCTCTTAGTTCTTTGAAAATAAAAGGTACAAGGCTTGGAGATCCTACTGGTCCTAGTAAGACCTCACAACTATTAAAAGTACAGTCAGCCAACGGTTCTACTAGAGCTCCAGTTAAAGCAGATGTTTCAAAGCTCTCTCAGCCAGGAAGCTTCCAAGTTCTCAGTCGAGAGCAAAACTGTACTGCACACACCACCAAAGACTGCCCTGTGAAACCTGTGAGTCCTCCAACTCCTTTGGTTTCAATGGAAACACAGAAAAAACCAGTGGTGGGCCAAAAGTTGAAGTTTGGCACCAATGAGCGCCCTCTGCCCCTGCAAGGTCCATCTCGTGATAGAAAGTCAAATGCAAGAGACAAGGTTAGATTCTTTGAGATGCTACGGACCAAGGCTTCAAATGGTTCAAGCACAGTTGATGTGAAGCAGGATTCTTCTCTTAATCTTGGAAATGATTTCTCCTCGTTCCATTCTGAGATGAAATGCACGGGGCACGGGAAGTGTTTCTGTGAAGAAGCAAATTCTTCCGAAGGGTCTCAGAGGCACCTATCTGATACTGAGGAGCACATTCCATCCTTGAAAAGTGTTGTGGGCGGGATGCCTCAGCAGCCTCTAGTTGAAAGCAGAGAAGCTGACTCATCATCTGAACCTGTTGACACAGGTGATGAAGGATTTCAGTCATCCCTATCGGGCAGCACAGAAGGCAGTTTGTCCTCAACACCTGCAGATTCGGATGATGGGTGGAATAGATCCCAATCTGGCAATGAGGAAGCAAGTTCATTATCAGAGGATACTGAACCAGATGATGAGTACCATCCAGCTGACATTTCTCCAGAAGATAAGCGTTTCATGATGTTGCTTGGTTGGAAAGAAGATGAAATAGTGCAAGTGGCACCTTTGGATTTCGACGAGATTGCAGACACT GTAAAAGGCTGTGAGGAACTCAAGAAGAAGCTTCAGTCTATGGAGTCCAATGAAGATATCAAGAGCATTCTCCTCCATATTGAGCTGGGCGAGAAGCTGCAGCAGCACAAGAGTACAGGGGCCTAA